A stretch of Arachis hypogaea cultivar Tifrunner chromosome 15, arahy.Tifrunner.gnm2.J5K5, whole genome shotgun sequence DNA encodes these proteins:
- the LOC140179434 gene encoding uncharacterized mitochondrial protein AtMg00810-like, giving the protein MTTLRVMLALAAAKKWHVNTAFLHGDLDKEVYMKLPPDLAVSQPGLFFDDHSLFIKKQSESFTAILVYVDDLVLTRNDIGEINSIKQDLDDKFKIKDLGDLKYFLGMEVARSNSGIHIYKRKYTMDLLRDFGYLDCKPLSTPFDYSQKLSKESGTILTDNTVYRQLIGRLLYLTNTKPDISYAVGRLSQFLDCATTSHLQAAFRVLRYLKGRPATGLFFSSTSNLHLTGFADADWATCADTRRSISGYCFMLGNSLISWKSKKQTTVAKSSAEAEYRSLAVATCEASWLSFLMDFIGLPLQKSITLFCDNQSAIHIANNPIFHERTKHIEVDCHIVREKHLSGLIHLMPVRSKDQLADFLTKVLPPGPFLANVSKLGLLDLHNSSLREGVT; this is encoded by the exons ATGACTACCCTACGAGTAATGTTAGCATTAGCAGCGGCAAAGAAATGGCACGTCAACACTGCCTTCCTTCATGGAGATTTGGACAAGGAAGTTTATATGAAGTTACCACCCGATTTGGCTGTATCACAACCAGGTTTG TTTTTTGATGATCATTCACTCTTCATCAAGAAACAATCTGAAAGCTTTACTGCCATTCTAGTATATGTTGATGACTTGGTTTTAACCAGGAATGACATTGGTGAAATCAATTCCATCAAGCAAGATTTggatgacaaattcaaaataaaggatcTTGGTGATCTCAAATACTTCTTGGGAATGGAAGTAGCACGCTCTAACTCTGGAATTCACATTTACAAGCGGAAGTACACCATGGACCTTCTCAGAGATTTtggttatctagattgcaagcCTCTCTCTACTCCATTTGATTATAGTCAGAAACTCTCAAAGGAATCAGGTACCATTTTAACAGACAACACTGTTTACAGACAGCTCATCGGCCGACTCCTTTACCTCACAAACACTAAACCCGATATCTCTTATGCTGTGGGACGTTTGAGCCAATTTTTGGATTGTGCAACCACTTCTCACCTACAGGCTGCTTTTCGTGTACTCCGATATTTAAAAGGCCGACCTGCAACtggtctcttcttctcctctacttCTAATCTGCATCTCACTGGATTTGCCGACGCTGACTGGGCTACCTGTGCCGATACTCGTCGCTCCATTTCCGGTTATTGCTTCATGCTTGGGAACTCACTCATTAGCTGGAAGAGTAAGAAGCAAACCACAGTTGCCAAGTCCTCTGCAGAAGCTGAATATAGGTCTCTTGCTGTTGCCACTTGTGAAGCTAGTTGGTTATCTTTCTTAATGGATTTCATTGGCTTGCCGCTTCAAAAGTCTATCACTCTATTCTGTGACAACCAGTCAGCCATTCACATTGCCAATAATCCCATCTTTCATGAAagaactaaacatattgaagtggaCTGCCACATTGTTCGTGAAAAGCATTTGTCTGGTCTCATTCATCTTATGCCAGTTCGTTCCAAGGATcaacttgctgattttcttaCCAAAGTTCTGCCACCGGGTCCTTTTCTTGCTAATGTTTCCAAGTTAGGATTGTTAGATTTACACAATTCTAGCTTGCGGGAgggtgttacctag